In Desulfosporosinus youngiae DSM 17734, the genomic stretch GAAAGGTATCCATTCCGCGTATATTAACCTGGGCGGGAATGTCGTAACCGTAGGAAATAAGCCCGATGGAAGTCCTTGGAAGGCAGGCATTCGTAATCCGCGGCCTGTAGGGCAACAGAGCGGACAAGTCGTGGGGATTGTTAAGGTAACTGATAAAGCGGTGGTAACTGCAGGGGATGAACAAAGATACTTTGAAAAAGATGGTCAACGCTATCATCATATTCTTGACCCAAAGACAGGGTATCCGGCCAAATCGGATTTGATGAGCGTTACTTTGGTCACAGATTCTTCGTTGGAGGCAGATGCTCTTGATACAGCGGTCTTTATCTTAGGGTTGGAGAAAGGTAAGGAACTTCTCCGTCAGTATGGGGGTGTTGAGGCTGTTTTTATTACGACGGATAAAAAGATCTATGTTACTGAAGGGTTGAAAGGGAACTTTGAGTTTCATGATGAAAGCAAGCAATTTGAGTATATTGAGTAGAGCTATAACAGAAAAAAGGAGGCAGGATTCCTAAGATGAAGGCAAAACGTGGATTCAAAAAGGGTGACATAGTTCTGGTGTTATTCATTGGAATTATAGCCTTAATCCCTCTGTTATCGACCTTTCTCGCTGACGGAGGCAAGCCAGGCGATGAGCTGATAGCAGTGATCAGCCGGGACGGAAAGCGTGTGAAGGAAATTGACCTCAATAAGGTAGAGGAGCCTCAATATATTAAGTTCGAAGACGGTCTTAAGGTTACTATTTTAGCGGAAAAGGGACAGATAAAGTTTTTAGAAGCTGATTGTCCCGATAAAATATGTATCAAAACCGGATTATTGACTAAGCGGGGCGATAAAGCGGTTTGCCTGCCTAGTAAAACAATCGTGACAATTGAAGGCGAAGGTACTGAGTAATGAATAAAAATAGAAAGTATGCCTTGATCATAATTCTAGTCACCAATGCCATTATAATCTCATTTTTGGAATCCTTTATTCCTATACCGATTCCTATACCAGGTGTTAAGCTGGGATTAGGAAATATAATCACCATGATTGGGATTGCTTTTCTCGGTTTTAAAGATGTCCTTTTTATTGTGATTGTGCGCAGTTTTGTTGTAGCGGTCCTGACGAGGGGAGTTATGATGCTGGCCTTTAGTTTAACAGGCGGCATTTTGAGCGCTGTGATCATGTGGCTGCTCTATAAAAAGTTCTCAAGCTTCTTTAGTATCAAGGGTATAAGCATTGCCGGAGCAATCGTTCATAGTACGGCACAAGTCGTGGTTGCAGCGATGATCTTAGGGCAGACTGTCGTTTTGCTTTATTTGCCTATTCTCTTAGTCTCCTCCGTAGTAACGGGTTTAATCACGGGAAGCATTGCTGAACTATCGATCAATGAAGTCAGAAAAAAAGGGGTTTTCGAGGATGGATAATTCGCGGAGAGAGTTATGTGAGCTATGTTGAACAATTCAACGTTAAGCAGTTCAAAACCTCAAAAAGACGCTGAATCCTGGGACATGGATGGGCTTATTAAGTTTATCTTAGCTATGGTTCTTTCTATTATGCCGTTTATAGTTCATGAGCGGATGAGTTTTGGAATTCTGGCAGTCTATTTATTGATAGTGACCTTAGTCTCTAAAATTAAATTACGAATCTTAATTATCAGTGCTGCCTCATATGGAATTATTGTTTTGATTCCTTACCTTTTTGGACTATTAATGAACAGCCTTTTATACACCTTCGCTGATATTCAATTCTCAGATCAAGGGTCGTACGAAATATTAATAAGACTGTTTAGATTGTTAGTCATCTGGTATGTCAGTATCCTGTATTTTCATACAACCCCGATGAAAACGGTGCTTGGGTTGGTGGATAAACTTTTTACCCCGTTGAAGTTAGTGGGTATTCCAGTTAAAGACTATTTAAACGTAGTTATGTGTATTGTTTTAGAACTCAAAGAGACGGGAGCTGAAGTGACCAAGGGTTTAGGAGAACGTATGCGTTCAGTCACGGGGGAGGGCAAGAAAAGGTTTAAAATAAATATCAAGGGGATATCCCAAATTATCGTTTCTTTGATTGTTAATTCCTTTGATAAATTGGATAAGATAGAGCACTTGGTTGAAAAGGTCAATCCGGAGGATTTATATAATTACAGGTTTAAACTATCTAAAAACGATCTGATTGGAGTACTAAGCTTTATTGCGCTGACAGCGGTAGTTTTGATGATTGAAAAGGGGTAAGTGTCCATTTGAATATTAAATACTTTAAAACTCCCGTTGCCTGGAATCATTAAGATCCAAAGCCCGGGGGTTTTTTGTATCCGTGATTTTGCTTTAAAATTCGTTCTGGCTAGGGGTAGTTATTATCACCCTGCTACTTTGTGGATTCTATGGTCCAAACTACCACAAATTTCGCACAAAATATTACAAATAATTATCTAAACTACACTATTCGACATAATTATTATTTATACACTGTTTATTGACAAAATGATATAGTATTTGCTATTCTCATAGGGAGCTGAAGATTGTTAAGAGAAGTACAAGAACTTGGCTAATTATTGACTTCTATAGCAAGCGAATTCATGCTCCTAAAAGTGGCTGGCTATCAAGTCGAAAGATGTTAAAAAACTAGGTACTTACTGATTTCAAGATATCAGAATCAGGAGTAAATAACCCACTAAATGAAAAGGAGGGTTAGGGTCAGAAATAAAACTTAAAGTTTCCTGAACTTGAACTTATAGTAAAAAAATATAATTAAAAAGGAGACTATTCATATGAAAAACATTAAAACAATCACAGTTGGCTTAACTCTGACAGCAGCGTTGCTCGTTTTAGGAGGATGCGGTGCCAGTACTCCTGCGGCAAATGATAAGGCTTCCGGAGCAGACGTTAAATTATCCCAAGGAATGGGTCAAACTTCAGTTTTCCGTGTAAAAGTAGATGCGGCAACGAAAAAAGAATCATACAGTACGAGTACAGTAACTGCAAGCGCAGTTTTTGATCAAGACGGCAAGGTTGTCAGTGTTTTATTTGATACTTTAGAGATTGTTCCGGAAGCCAAAAAAGAGGGTTCGACTGTATTCCCGGGATGGCCTGGCGGAACGATCGTTAGCGACAACGTGAAAAAAGATGTTGCGAACTGGCAGACAAAGCGTGAGCGCGGTGATGCTGCCTATGGAATGAATTGGTCAGAGCAAGTTGACCTTTACCAAGAGTTCTTTAAAGGTAAGACGGTTGCGGAAATAGAAGCATGGTACGCTAAAAATACGTCAGATGCCAACGGAAAACCTTTAACAGAGGAAGCAACCAGTGATGCAGATAAAGCGAAGTTTGCCAAGCTTTCAGATGCAGAAAAGGAAGCGCTTGCTGATGTAACTTCCGGCGCTTCGATCAGCTTGAAAGATGATCATGGGGATTTCATCGGAGCACTCAAAGAAGCTTATGAGAATAAAAAGGACATCTAAGAATCTAACCTAAGAAATTAAGTTTGATTTAGGTAGTCTAACTAGAGGGTATCCCGAAAGGTAATTTTATTACACTTTGGGGATACCCTCATATTTTGTTTACTCATCTTTTTTTGTTTGGCATTACCCTTTATCAAAGCACAGGTAAACCAGCCTGTGTTTTTTATGCGGATCGGTCTTTAGGACATAGACCTAAATGAGAGGGGATGTGTAATGGAAAAATATGATAAGATAAAATGGGTAAGAAACGACGTAATAAAATAGGTGTATCATGGCAGTTGATTTTAAATTAAATAAGAAGGATTCATTTCCTGAAAGTTAGTGGAGGAGGAGTTAATAATGAAGAGAATTTTAGGGTTGGCAGCTTCTCAGCGTAAACTGGCCAATGGTGAGATTCTTACAAAAGAAGTGGCTGCTGCGGCGGGAAAGGATTGCGAGCTGGAATTATTAAGATTGGCCGATTTAAAGTTAGAGCTGTGCCGTGGCTGTTATGCCTGCTTGAAACCAGGTAAGCAATGCCCCCTAGATGACGATCTTTATCTTCTGGTCGAAAAAATTAAAGCTGCAGATGGAATTATTCTTTCTGCTCCTTGTTATGCTCTGGGCCCTGCCGCCGTGGCTAAAGTATTGGGTGATCGAATTATTGCACTTGCCCAAATGATCGACGATTTTTGGGGGAAGCCCTGTGTAGTTATTACTACTGCAGGCATCAAAGGCTGGGAAGGGTATACTTCATCTGCTATGAATACTGTAGCTCGGTTTATGGGCTTTGATCTTAAAGACAGCCATATGTTTATGGGAGCTTTACCTGGAGAAGGGATATCAGGAGAGGGAGCCTTACATAGAGCAAGAGAGATGGGGCAAGCATTATTCGGGCAGGCTCGTCAGCCTGGAAACGGCGAGTGTCCAACTTGCTGGTCGGATATTTGGAAATTCCCCCAGGCCGGAACTGCGGTTTGTTCTATCTGTGGTCAGACAGCTTACCTGGCATCAGGCGAAAATGAGATTAAATGGGTTTATAATGAGCGGAGTAATATGTTTGGCAAAGAACCGTTGAAACATCATTTTCAGGAGTGGTTAAACGGTAAAGTACAAGAGTTTATATCCCGCAGAAAGGAGCTGTCGGCAGTACGAGAGCGCTATAAAGAGATGCCCTTGTCAGGAGGGGCAGAAAAGGAAGGATGATTGCTAAATCCGGGATATGTGAAACAAAAAGAGCAATAAGCTCCAAATAAAAAGGGGCTATTGCTCTTTAAATGGCTTTTACCGGCTTCTTTAAGACAAAAATGTTATTAATTATTTAAGTATCTTTGAAAAGCACCAAGCATTAAAATTGTTTGGTGCTTTTTTTCAGCATTTGTTATAAAGCCTAAGCATATGACATGCATCGACATATTTGCCAAAGGAGATTGTTAATCAAATATTGAATCACTACAAGACATTAAAGTGTTAACGTTCACATCTTGCAGAAAGGAAGTGCAACATGAGGCTTAAAGCGAGGTTATTCCTAGGATTTACAACACTTTTGTTTATGATGGCTGTATTCTTTGGAATCTCAATCTATTCTTTGGATCGGGCCAATAAAAGCGTAGAAAAAAATCAACAGGAACGCTATCAAAAAATCAAATATTCTAAAACCGTTGAAAATGAACTTAATAATATCAGCAGATACCTAAGGGACCTGGCTTTTATGGACAGCGGTTATGATTTCGAAGTGACCATTGGTTTGATCCGTGATTCCAGGGCGGAGGTAGAGTCGGCGCTGCATGCCCTTCAGATTACGGCGATTCGCGATTCTGTAAAAACCTTGCTTCGTCAGATAAGAGCCGAAAATCTTATTTACATAGAACTGCAAGAGAATTGTATCGCCTTAGCTTCTTTAGAGAATAAAGAGGACTACGAGCGGGCAATAAAAGAGGGAGCAGTGGAACGAGGTCAGATATTCAAGTACGTTGAGGAATTAAATGCTTTGGAAGATGAGGCTATGAACGATTTGATGAAATCCTCTTCTGCGGCCTATAATCGGGCAATCTTGTTCTTCTTCATTTCTCTAATGTTAACATTGCTTGCAGGAGTAGGAATAACTCTCTTGATTACACGAAGGATTACAGGGGATATACGCAACATCACTAACGTAATGAACCGTTTTTCGTGGATTCGGGATCATTCTGATTTACCGCGTATTGAAGTCCATACAAATGATGAGATTGGAGAAATTGGGGAGTCTTTTAATGAAATGGCACGTTCCTTGGAAGAACACGCCATGAATGAGAAAGAATTTATCAATAAAATAGAAGCTCAAAACTGGTTAAAGTCCGGGACGGCAGAAATTACTGCCTTGTGTCAGGGGGTAGAGGACCTTCAAACTCTGGCTAATCTTTTGATCACCAGGATAATTCCCATGGTCGAAGCCAGTTATGGCATATTTTATATACTGGAGGAGTTTGGAAAAAAACAGTGCATCAAACGGTATGCTGTTTATGCACCTTATTCGCTGGCCTCAGCGCGAGAGATTTTTCTTCTGGGGGAAGGCTTGGTTGGGCAATGTGCCTTAGAAAATAAAACGATTCTGATGGATAGGGTCCCAGAGGATTATATAAAGATTTCCTCCGGCTTAGGTGAGACGTTACCTCAAACTATTATTATACTTCCGGTGGCCTTTGAGGGTCAGGTAGTGGCTGTTATTGAGATGGCATCTCTTCGGCCTTTCACAGATCTTCAACAGGAGCTGCTGGAACAGATCTCTAAAAATATTGGAATTACCATTAACCGGGTTCAAGCTCATATGAAAATTGGAAGCCTCTTGAAGGAATCGCAGGTCCTGACTGAAGAGCTTCAGTCTCAATCAGAAGAACTACAGGTGCAGCAGGAGGAACTCAAAATCTTTAACGAAAATCTTGAGGAGCAGTATAAGAATTCAGAAAGGAGGGCAACTGAACTCGAAGCCTTAAAGGCTGCTCTTGAAGAGAAGGCCAGGGAACTTGAAGAGAGTTCCAATTATAAAACGGAGTTTTTGTCCAACATGTCTCATGAGTTACGGACGCCGCTGAATAGCTTATTGATCCTTTCTCAAATGTTGACCGAAAACAAGGAAGGGAACTTGACTCCCGATCAAATTGAGTATGTGAAAACTATTTTTTCCTCCGGTAATGAACTATTGACTTTGATTAATGATATATTAGACCTTTCTAAGATTGAAGCGGGGAAGGTAACAATACATCCCGAGGTTTTGAGATTAGCTGATATGATGGACTATCTTAAAGAGTTTTTTGCTCCTGTCGCTCGGCAAAAAGAATTAGATTTCATAATTGAAATAGATGAAGATCTGCCTGATACTGCTCATGTCGATGAATATAGGCTTTTACAAATCCTGAAGAATTTATTATCAAATGCCTTTAAATTTACGGAAAGAGGCAGTATATCCCTGAAGGTTAGAAGGGCAGAAGATCAAGTGATCGAAAATAATGACGTTTTTAAGGAGTCGGAGTGGGTTCTGGCCTTTTCCGTGACGGATACCGGTATTGGAATTCCGAAATTTAAGCAGAGTATGGTCTTTGAGGCCTTTCAGCAAGCCAATGGCACAACCTCCAGGAAGTACGGGGGTACAGGTCTGGGCTTAACCATTAGTCAGAAGCTCGCTAACTTGTTAGGCGGGTTTATAGATATCGACAGTGTCGAAGGAAAGGGGAGTACTTTTACCCTTTATCTTCCGGGCAAAGAAGTTTCAGATAGTTCCTGCGAAGAAATCGCTGCAAGCGCAGAAAGCTTTTCAGCTCAAGACGTTGATTCAATCACAAGCGTTTCAGACGAGAACTGGGAAGCGGACAACCTGCAAATATTAGAGAATGGGAATGGGCGCTTAGAAGGTAAAAAGATCCTGGTTGTGGACGACGATATGCGGAATGTGTTTGCACTTACGACAGCTCTTGAAAATCGAAA encodes the following:
- a CDS encoding NusG domain II-containing protein; amino-acid sequence: MKAKRGFKKGDIVLVLFIGIIALIPLLSTFLADGGKPGDELIAVISRDGKRVKEIDLNKVEEPQYIKFEDGLKVTILAEKGQIKFLEADCPDKICIKTGLLTKRGDKAVCLPSKTIVTIEGEGTE
- a CDS encoding Gx transporter family protein, whose amino-acid sequence is MNKNRKYALIIILVTNAIIISFLESFIPIPIPIPGVKLGLGNIITMIGIAFLGFKDVLFIVIVRSFVVAVLTRGVMMLAFSLTGGILSAVIMWLLYKKFSSFFSIKGISIAGAIVHSTAQVVVAAMILGQTVVLLYLPILLVSSVVTGLITGSIAELSINEVRKKGVFEDG
- a CDS encoding energy-coupling factor transporter transmembrane component T family protein; the protein is MLNNSTLSSSKPQKDAESWDMDGLIKFILAMVLSIMPFIVHERMSFGILAVYLLIVTLVSKIKLRILIISAASYGIIVLIPYLFGLLMNSLLYTFADIQFSDQGSYEILIRLFRLLVIWYVSILYFHTTPMKTVLGLVDKLFTPLKLVGIPVKDYLNVVMCIVLELKETGAEVTKGLGERMRSVTGEGKKRFKINIKGISQIIVSLIVNSFDKLDKIEHLVEKVNPEDLYNYRFKLSKNDLIGVLSFIALTAVVLMIEKG
- a CDS encoding flavodoxin family protein, which produces MKRILGLAASQRKLANGEILTKEVAAAAGKDCELELLRLADLKLELCRGCYACLKPGKQCPLDDDLYLLVEKIKAADGIILSAPCYALGPAAVAKVLGDRIIALAQMIDDFWGKPCVVITTAGIKGWEGYTSSAMNTVARFMGFDLKDSHMFMGALPGEGISGEGALHRAREMGQALFGQARQPGNGECPTCWSDIWKFPQAGTAVCSICGQTAYLASGENEIKWVYNERSNMFGKEPLKHHFQEWLNGKVQEFISRRKELSAVRERYKEMPLSGGAEKEG
- a CDS encoding response regulator — its product is MRLKARLFLGFTTLLFMMAVFFGISIYSLDRANKSVEKNQQERYQKIKYSKTVENELNNISRYLRDLAFMDSGYDFEVTIGLIRDSRAEVESALHALQITAIRDSVKTLLRQIRAENLIYIELQENCIALASLENKEDYERAIKEGAVERGQIFKYVEELNALEDEAMNDLMKSSSAAYNRAILFFFISLMLTLLAGVGITLLITRRITGDIRNITNVMNRFSWIRDHSDLPRIEVHTNDEIGEIGESFNEMARSLEEHAMNEKEFINKIEAQNWLKSGTAEITALCQGVEDLQTLANLLITRIIPMVEASYGIFYILEEFGKKQCIKRYAVYAPYSLASAREIFLLGEGLVGQCALENKTILMDRVPEDYIKISSGLGETLPQTIIILPVAFEGQVVAVIEMASLRPFTDLQQELLEQISKNIGITINRVQAHMKIGSLLKESQVLTEELQSQSEELQVQQEELKIFNENLEEQYKNSERRATELEALKAALEEKARELEESSNYKTEFLSNMSHELRTPLNSLLILSQMLTENKEGNLTPDQIEYVKTIFSSGNELLTLINDILDLSKIEAGKVTIHPEVLRLADMMDYLKEFFAPVARQKELDFIIEIDEDLPDTAHVDEYRLLQILKNLLSNAFKFTERGSISLKVRRAEDQVIENNDVFKESEWVLAFSVTDTGIGIPKFKQSMVFEAFQQANGTTSRKYGGTGLGLTISQKLANLLGGFIDIDSVEGKGSTFTLYLPGKEVSDSSCEEIAASAESFSAQDVDSITSVSDENWEADNLQILENGNGRLEGKKILVVDDDMRNVFALTTALENRNIQTVFAENGREGIEVLQKNSDIDLVLMDIMMPEMDGYEALQCIRQMPEYVNLPIIALTAKAMKQDREKCIEAGASDYISKPVNLEQLFTLIKIWLFR